The following proteins are encoded in a genomic region of Neomicrococcus aestuarii:
- the rpsR gene encoding 30S ribosomal protein S18, with protein MAKAELRKPKPKSNPLKAADVTVIDYKDVALLRKFISDRGKIRARRVTGVSVQEQRKIAQAIKNAREVALLPYSGAGRG; from the coding sequence ATGGCTAAGGCTGAACTCCGTAAGCCCAAACCAAAGTCGAATCCATTGAAGGCCGCCGATGTGACGGTCATCGACTACAAGGACGTAGCTTTGCTGCGTAAGTTCATCTCCGATCGCGGAAAGATCCGTGCACGTCGCGTGACCGGCGTTTCCGTTCAGGAACAGCGCAAGATTGCTCAGGCAATCAAGAACGCTCGTGAAGTCGCCTTGTTGCCTTACTCCGGCGCTGGCCGCGGCTAA